The following coding sequences lie in one Arachis ipaensis cultivar K30076 chromosome B05, Araip1.1, whole genome shotgun sequence genomic window:
- the LOC107643844 gene encoding alpha-xylosidase 1, with product MVSPNPSLFFTLLLLSVAVASSSSSQPNATSIGQGYRLISVEEAPDGGLIGLLQVNKKTKIYGPDIPLLRFYAKHETDNRLRVQITDATKPRWEVPYNLLPREQPPPLTQSIGRKSIKNPITVSEYSGSELLLSYTSNPFTFAVKRKSNGETLFDTNSLFSSLVFKDQYLEISTKLPKAASLYGLGENTQPHGIKLYPSDPYTLYTTDISAINLNADLYGSHPVYMDLRNNGGSASAHAVLLLNSNGMDVFYKGTSLTYKVIGGVFDFYFFSGPSPLNVVDQYTSFIGRPAPMPYWAFGFHQCRWGYHNLSVVEDVVENYKKAQIPLDVIWNDDDHMDGHKDFTLNPVNYPRPKLLNFLDRIHKIGMKYIVIIDPGIAVNSSYGVYQRGLANDVFIKYEGEPFLAQVWPGAVNFPDFLNPKTVSWWGDEVRRFHELVPVDGLWIDMNEASNFCSGKCKIPKGKICPSGTGPGWICCLDCKNITKTRWDDPPYKINASGTQVPIGYKTIATSAVHYNGVLEYDAHSLYGFSQSIATHKALQGLQGKRPFILSRSTYVGSGKYAAHWTGDNQGTWENLRYSISTMLNFGIFGVPMVGSDICGFYPQPTEELCNRWIEVGAFYPFSRDHANYYSPRQELYQWESVAQSARNALGIRYKLLPYLYTLSYEAHVSGTPIARPLFFSFPTYTECYGLSTQFLLGSSLMISPVLEQGKTQVKALFPPGSWYSLLDWTSTISSKNGVYVTLDAPLHVVNVHLYQNAILPMQRGGMLSKEARTTPFTLVVAFPAGATQGEAKGNLYLDEDEQPEMQLGNGYSTYVDFQATVKQGAVKVWSEVQEGKFALDKGFTIEAISVLGLDGSGVISEVEIDGKPLMSVTNATVSTSQHVHLDGENNGESKIIMVGLTGLNIPVGRNFAMTWKMG from the exons ATGGTTTCTCCCAATCCTTCACTTTTCTTCACTCTTCTTCTGCTCTCTGTAGCagtggcctcttcttcttcttctcagccTAATGCCACAAGTATCGGCCAAGGCTACCGTCTCATTTCCGTTGAAGAGGCCCCTGACGGTGGCCTTATAGGCCTCCTTCAAGTTAACAAGAAAACCAAAATCTACGGACCTGACATTCCCCTCCTCCGTTTCTACGCCAA ACACGAGACGGATAACCGTTTGAGGGTTCAAATAACCGACGCTACCAAACCAAGATGGGAGGTTCCGTACAACCTTTTACCAAGAGAGCAACCACCGCCATTAACACAAAGCATCGGAAGGAAGTCCATCAAGAACCCCATAACCGTCTCAGAGTACTCTGGCTCCGAGCTTCTCTTAAGCTACACCTCAAACCCGTTCACCTTCGCCGTGAAACGGAAGTCGAACGGCGAAACCCTCTTCGACACAAACTCCCTTTTCAGTTCCCTCGTGTTCAAGGACCAGTACCTTGAGATTTCAACAAAACTTCCGAAAGCCGCTTCTCTTTATGGATTGGGAGAAAACACGCAACCGCACGGGATTAAGCTGTACCCGAGTGACCCTTACACGCTGTACACGACTGATATTTCTGCCATTAACCTCAATGCTGATCTGTACGGGTCGCATCCGGTGTACATGGATCTGAGAAATAACGGCGGTTCTGCTTCGGCGCACGCTGTTTTGCTTCTTAACAGCAATGGAATGGATGTTTTCTATAAAGGGACGTCCTTGACTTACAAGGTCATTGGTGGTGTCTTCGATTTCTACTTCTTTTCGGGACCTTCTCCATTGAATGTTGTTGATCAGTATACTTCCTTCATTGGCAGACCTGCTCCAATGCCTTACTGGGCTTTCG GGTTCCATCAATGCAGATGGGGATATCACAATCTGTCCGTGGTTGAGGATGTTgttgaaaattataaaaaggcGCAAATCCCACTTGATGTGATATGGAATGATGATGATCACATGGATGGGCACAAGGACTTCACTCTCAATCCAGTAAACTACCCTCGTCCAAAACTCTTAAACTTTTTGGACAGAATACACAAGATTGGCATGAAATACATTGTCATTATTGATCCCGGAATTGCAGTTAACTCCTCTTATGGTGTATATCAAAGGGGTTTAGCAAATGATGTTTTCATCAAGTATGAAGGTGAACCTTTCTTGGCTCAGGTTTGGCCCGGGGCTGTAAATTTTCCTGATTTTCTCAATCCAAAGACAGTTTCTTGGTGGGGTGATGAGGTTCGACGCTTCCATGAACTCGTTCCTGTAGACGGGCTATGGATTGACATGAATGAAGCTTCTAATTTCTGCTCTGGAAAGTGCAAGATTCCTAAGGGAAAGATATGCCCAAGTGGTACAGGGCCTGGATGGATATGCTGCTTGGATTGCAAGAACATCACCAAAACGCGATGGGACGATCCTCCATATAAGATAAACGCCTCAGGAACACAGGTTCCAATCGGCTACAAAACAATAGCAACAAGTGCAGTCCACTATAATGGTGTTCTGGAGTATGATGCTCACAGTCTGTATGGTTTCTCTCAGTCCATTGCAACTCACAAGGCCCTCCAAGGCCTTCAAGGCAAAAGGCCATTCATTTTGTCTCGATCAACTTATGTCGGTTCAGGAAAATACGCTGCGCATTGGACCGGTGACAATCAAGGAACTTGGGAGAATTTGAGGTACTCAATATCCACAATGCTCAATTTCGGTATATTTGGGGTGCCAATGGTGGGTTCAGATATATGTGGATTCTATCCACAACCAACTGAAGAGCTTTGCAATAGGTGGATTGAAGTTGGTGCTTTCTATCCTTTTTCAAGGGATCATGCCAACTATTACTCCCCTAGACAGGAGCTTTACCAATGGGAGTCGGTAGCGCAATCTGCAAGAAATGCTTTGGGTATAAGGTATAAGTTATTGCCATATCTCTACACCTTGAGCTATGAGGCTCATGTCAGTGGAACCCCAATTGCCAGGCCTCTTTTCTTCTCATTTCCGACGTACACCGAGTGTTACGGCCTTAGCACCCAGTTCTTGCTAGGAAGCAGTCTCATGATCTCTCCAGTGCTAGAACAGGGGAAAACACAAGTCAAAGCACTCTTCCCTCCTGGAAGCTGGTATAGTTTGCTTGATTGGACAAGCACTATCTCGTCGAAGAATGGAGTCTATGTCACCCTTGATGCGCCGCTGCATGTGGTAAATGTGCATTTATACCAGAATGCCATTCTTCCAATGCAGCGGGGCGGAATGCTATCAAAGGAAGCAAGAACAACACCCTTCACGCTTGTTGTCGCCTTCCCGGCAGGGGCAACACAAGGAGAAGCTAAAGGGAACCTTTACCTTGATGAGGACGAACAGCCGGAGATGCAACTCGGAAATGGCTACTCAACTTATGTTGATTTCCAGGCTACTGTCAAGCAAGGTGCTGTGAAAGTTTGGTCAGAGGTCCAAGAGGGCAAGTTTGCTTTAGATAAAGGTTTCACCATTGAAGCCATATCTGTGCTGGGATTAGATGGAAGCGGAGTAATATCTGAAGTTGAGATAGATGGAAAGCCGTTGATGAGTGTCACAAACGCCACTGTTAGTACGTCGCAGCATGTGCACTTGGATGGTGAGAATAATGGCGAAAGTAAGATAATCATGGTAGGGTTGACAGGCTTGAACATCCCTGTAGGTAGAAACTTTGCTATGACCTGGAAAATGGGATAA
- the LOC107641999 gene encoding uncharacterized protein LOC107641999: protein MDSLSSYYQGRYFYMEINPNLEMGEIPSTFYRRFKDALPNLMTFYDSAGNEVDLVIEKCHQTAIIVTGYNNLGAIYGLKDEGWLSVCYVGQDRFLIVEVKDHNMQTKELCYPPLKLSVDIKPSIPVPGIIELSDDETNATPPLENFEPVQVSHIGYQQPYAAMDNSKWDDATDQLQHLPESVLNLLTCIDPSTYYGLEPYFNQLEPSVNNEDQDDQLDPIRPIISLLPFPESPFLDVPQTKNISSVVAEETSDNCNISAEVVSNENAGFPNGQSPPPLNRNNGISPPRSPIMQDFYSVVRVISEYQSKHYSMLLLSAFSLLAFPSRPDFVALESYTSYQSS, encoded by the exons ATGGATAGCCTCAGCTCTTACTATCAAGGAAGATACTTTTATATGGAGATCAACCCCAACTTA GAGATGGGTGAAATTCCTTCGACATTCTATAGGAGATTTAAAGATGCACTACCAAACTTGATGACATTTTATGATTCTGCTGGCAATGAAGTTGACCTGGTCATTGAGAAGTGCCATCAAACTGCTATAATTGTTACCGGCTACAATAACCTTGGCGCTATTTATGGCCTTAAAGATGAAGGTTGGTTGAGTGTCTGTTACGTTGGCCAAGACAGATTTCTCATTGTTGAAGTGAAGGACCACAACATGCAGACCAAAGAGCTGTGCTACCCACCGTTGAAGCTGAGTGTGGACATCAAACCATCAATACCTGTTCCAGGAATCATAGAACTATCTGACGATGAGACTAATGCAACTCCGCCGCTTGAAAATTTTGAACCTGTCCAAGTTTCACATATAGGATACCAACAACCTTATGCAGCTATGGATAATTCCAAGTGGGATGATGCCACTGACCAACTCCAACATCTTCCAGAATCTGTGTTGAATCTGTTGACCTGCATTGACCCTTCCACATATTATGGTCTTGAACCTTACTTTAATCAGCTGGAACCCAGTGTCAATAACGAGGATCAAGACGACCAACTGGATCCAATAAGACCAATcatttcacttcttccattcccgGAGTCTCCATTTTTAGATGTCCCACAGACAAAAAATATATCCTCTGTAGTGGCCGAAGAAACCAGTGATAATTGTAACATTAGTGCTGAGGTTGTTTCAAATGAGAATGCAGGGTTTCCAAATGGTCAGAGCCCTCCACCCCTGAATCGTAACAATGGCATTTCGCCACCGCGTTCCCCAATCATGCAAGACTTTTATTCAGTTGTCAGGGTGATATCTGAGTACCAGTCAAAACACTATTCTATG CTACTTCTATCTGCTTTCTCTTTGCTTGCATTTCCTTCGAGGCCTGATTTCGTTGCGTTAGAGAGTTACACAAGCTACCAATCATCATGA